In the genome of Curtobacterium sp. MCLR17_036, the window GCGACCGGTCACCACCGCGACGAGCCAGTCCACGTCGGCGCCGCGCAGGCCGTACCGGTCGAGCTTGCGGTCCACGTCCGCGACGGTCGCCTCGGCCACGTCGCGCGGGAGCCCGCGGCGCGTGAGCGCGTCGGCGTTGCCGGGCACCGCGGCGCGGAGCGCGGCGACCACGAGGGCGTCGCGCTCCGCGGGCTCCGCGTCGGCGACGGTGGCGGCGAGCGCCGTCGCCACCGTCGCCGCGCCCTGGTCGGTCCCCACGGCGGCGGTGAGGAGCGCGACGGACGCGGGGCGGGCCTCCAGGCCGGTGGTGGTCACTTCAGACCGGAGGACGCGAGCCCGTCCATCACCCGCCGCTGCAGGACGACGAACATGATGAGCACCGGGGCCATCGCCATCAGGCTGGCGGCCATGAGCACCGGGTAGTCGATCGTGCGGTCGCTCGACAGGGTGGCGAGGCCCGCCGCCAACGGCATGTCCTCGGCGCGCGTGGAGACCACGAGCGGCCAGAGCAGCTCGTTCCACGACCAGAGCACCGTGGTGATCGCGAGCACGCTGATCGAGGGACGGGCGAGCGGCAGCATGATCCGCCAGAAGGTCTGGAACGGGTTGGCGCCGTCCATCCGCGCTGCCTCTTCGAGCTCCGGCGGCATGTTGAGGAACGCGGTCCGCATCAGGAAGGTGCCGAACGCGCTGAACAGCCCCGGCGCCACGATGCCCATCAGGGAGTCGAGCCAGCCGAGACCCTGCACGATCTGGTACTGCGAGATGAGGTAGACCTGCGACGGCACGAGCAGGATCGACAGCACGATCCCGAGCAGGACCATCCGGCCGCGGAACCGCATCCGGGCGAACGCGTACCCGGCGAGCGTGCAGAAGACGATCTGCGCGATCGTGCGGATGACCGTGACCCACACGGACGTGCCGAGCTGGCTGAGGAACGGCAGCCGTTCGAAGACCTGTGCGTAGTTCTGCCACTGCAGCTCGCCCGGCCAGAAGACCGGGGTGACCGACTGCACCTGCGTGTTCGTGGACAGCGACATGATGATCTGCCACAGGAACGGGAAGGCCATGACGAACCCGCCGACGCCCAGGACGACGTGGATCCACCAGTGGCTGCCGCCTCGGCGACCGGGCCGGCGGGCGGCCCGGGGCGGGGTGACCGTTGCGGTCATGACTGCACCCACTTCCGTTGGACGCGGAACTGCACGAGCGTGATGATGCCGATGAGCACGAAGATCACCATGGCGATCGCGGCCGCGAAGCCCTTGTCGTTGTCGATGAACCCGGCGCTGTAGAAGTAGAAGACGAGCGACATCGTCTTCGGGATCACCGGGTTCGTGCTGCCGAGGATGGCGTAGAGCAGGTCGAAGAGCTGGAAGCTCGAGATCGTCGTGATGATGACCACGAAGAAGATGCTCGGGCTGAGCAGCGGCACGGTCACCGAGCGGAACTGCCGCCACCGGCTCGCGCCGTCGAGCTCGGCTGCCTCGTAGAGCTCCGGCGGGATGTCCTTGAGCCCGGCGCCGAGGATGATCATCGAGAAGCCGAGGGAGGACCAGAGGCCGACCAGGCTCACCGCCACGAGTGCGAACCCGGGCGTCGAGATCCAGTAGGGGCCGTCGATCCCGAACCGGCCGAGGAACCAGTTCACGATGCCGAAGTCACCGTTGAACATGATGCGCCAGACCAGCGCGATGGCCGCCGGCATGGCGACGTAGGGCAGGAAGAACAGCACCCGGTAGAACTGCGCGAACCGCAGCCCCGGGGTGTTCAGCAGGCTCGCCAGCCAGACCGCGAATGGGATGCCGGCGAGCACGACGACCGTGTAGACGATCGTGTTGAGGAGGGACTGGTACAGCTGCGGGTCGCCGAACAGGCGGACGTAGTTCTCGACGCCGCTGAACGTCGCACCACCGAAGACGCCCCAGCTCGTGAACGAGTACCAGAACGTCTGGAGGATCGGCCAGATGTAGAAGGTGCCCACGCCGAGGAGCAGCGGGAGGACGAAGAGCCACGGCCACCACCCGTCGGTGCGGCGGGGGGCGCGGGTGCCACCGGCCGCGGGACCGGGGGCGCCCCGCCCGGACGAACGCGTCCGGGCGGGGGCGGAGGCGGCGGGGGGCCGCTCGGTGTTGATCGTCATCGGCTCGGGACTCACTGCTCCTTGGCGAGCGCGGCGTCCATCTTCTGCGCCAGCTGCTCGGCGACGTCGTCGACCGGTGTCGAGCCGTCGAACGCGCCCGGCAGCATGTTCGTCTCGAGGGTGTTCCACGCTGCGGTGTTCTTCGAGACGGGCAGGGGCTCGGCGTAGTCGACCGCGTCGAGGAAGACCTGCAGGTCGGCGTCGGGCATCGTCTTCGTGAAGGCGTCCTGCGTGCCCTCGTAAGCGGGGATGATCGCACCCATGTCACCCTGCTGCTGCTGGGCGTCCTTGCTGGCCAGGTACACCTGGAGCGCCTGCGCGGCGGCCTTGTCCTTGCTGCCCTCGGCGACGACGTTCGAGACCCCGTGGATGACGGTCGCCTGCTTCTTGCCCGTGGGCAGCGGGTAGACGACGACGTCCTTCTCGAGGTCGGTGCCGGTCAGCGCGGACCGGAACCAGCTGCCGCCCTGGTACATCGCGAGCTTGCCCGAGGTGAACCACTGGTCGGCGGTGGTGTCGGTGAGCTGCTTGATGGACGGCGAGGCACCGGAGTCGATCAGGTCGGTCCAGAACTGCAGGCCTTCCTCAGAGGCCTTCGACGCGTACTCGGACTTCGTGCCGTCGGCGTTCAGCACCGATCCCCCGGCCTGGAAGATGGTGTTGTAGTACGTCGTCTGGCCGTCCATGCCGGCGGCGGCGCCGTAGACGCCCTTGCCCTCGAGCTTCTCGCGGAGCTCGGCCGCGGTCTGCTGGAAGTCGTCCCAGGTCCAGTCCTCGTCGGGCAGGTCCATGCCGGCCTGCTCGAACAGCGACTTGTTCACCCAGACACCGATGGTGTCGAAGTCCTTCGGGACGCCGTACTGGGTGTCGTCGTAGGTGTACAGGTCGTTGAGCGCGCTCGAGTACTTCGACGGGTCGATGTCGCCCGCCTTGACCTCGCCGGTGATCGGGGCGAGCTTGCCGTTGGCCGCGTAGAGCTGGAAGTTCGGGCCGTTCATCCAGAACAGGTCGGGCAGCGTGTTGCTCGAGCCCTGGGTCTGCAGCTTCGTGAAGTAGTTGGCGTACGGCGTGACGTCGACGCTGACCTTGATGTCGGGGTACTCCTCGTTGAAGCCCTTCAGGTTCGCCTTGATCGCGTCGACCTGGTTCTCGTCCCAGACGGCGTACGTCAGGTTCGCCTTCGTGTCCTTCGCCGGGGCGGCGTAGTCGCCGCCGGAGCCGGAGGCCCCGGACGACGAGGAGCACCCGGCGAGGAGTGCGGCCGCACCGAGCGCGGCGACGGCGCCGAGGAGGACGCGGCGCACGCCGGTTCCTCGGGCGGGGATGTGTGCGGTCATCGGGAGGTCCTTTCGCACGGCCGTCAGGAGGTGACGGTCTGGGAGGGGTGGGAGGGGTCGGTGTCGGAGGGGTGCGTGTGCGCGGGGTGGACGGGCGCCGCGAAGTGGGCGATCGTCGCGGCCGCCAGGGGCGGGACGTCGATCGGGACCGAGCCGTTGCGCAGCGACCGGGTCGCCAGCGCACCGGCGGCGACCGCGGCGCGGGCCGCGATCGGCGAGAGCTGCGCGGGTTCGCCGAGCGCGACGGACCGCAGGAACTCGGTCATGGTGAGCAGGTCGGCGTCGGCGTGGCCGTCCTCGACACCGTCGATCGGGTACTCGCGGTCCCCCGCGGTGTCCCACCCGCGGCGGTGCGTCCACACCTTGACGACGCCGCCGCCGGTGTCGCCGATGTTCTCGAGCCGCCCCTCGGTCCCGATGACGGTGTAGTTCCGCCAGTAGTCCGGGGTGAAGTGGCACTGCTCGTAGCTCGCCTGCACACCGTTGTCGAGCGTCATCATGACCATCGAGACGTCCTCGACGTCGACGACGGGGTTGAGGCCGGTCTGGGCGAGCGGCGGCCAGTTGTCGAACGAGAACCAGTCCCCCATCAGCTCGCCGCTGCGGTCGCGCCGGTCGGTCACGTCGCCGTAGACCGACAGGGACCCCATGCCGACGACGCGGGCGGTGTCGCCGCCACCGAGGGCGTGGATGACGTCGAGGTCGTGGCTCGCCTTCTGCAGGAGCAGCGAGTTCACCTTCGCGCGGTCCGCGTGCCAGTCCTTGAAGTAGTAGTCGCCGCCGTTGCCGACGAAGTGACGGACCCAGACGGCCTTCACCTCGCCGATCTCGCCGCGCTCGATCACCTGGCGCATGAGCCGGACGACCGCCGCGTGCCGGAAGTTGTGCCCGACGTAGAGCGGCGTGCCGGTCTCGGCGGCGGTGTCGAGGACCGCGTCGGCGTCCTCGACCGTGATGGCCAGGGGCTTCTCGAGGTAGACCGCGATGCCGGCGCGCAGCAGGTCGATCGCGATCTCGGCGTGCGTCCAGTCGGGCGTCGTGACGATCGCCGCGTCCACCACCCCGGTGAGGTCACGGTGGTGCTCCACCACGGTGGCCCCGGGGTACTCGGCCCGGCCGCGCTCGCGGCCCGCCTCGGTGACGTCGGCCACCGCGACGACCTCGGCGCGCAGCGCCGGGTCCGCGGCACTGGCCTCGGCCACGTGCCCCGCGATGGCGGACCGCTGTCCCATCCCGATCACCGCGACCCGGAGGGTCCCGTCGTCAGCGCGCATGCTCATCTCGCTCCCTTGCGTGATTGTGACGTCCATGATGCCGAATCGATCATGGATGCACAATAGGCGCTCACGGAACGCTCATGGGGCGAGATGCGATGGTTTTACATGCCGGTAACGTCCGCGGGCGGACCGTGCCGACGCGGCGGCCTGGAGGCACGGCTCGCGTCCGTCGCGGCCGTCGCCGTCCGGGGACGACACGTCGGGCGCGGGGCGCTCCGCGGGTCGGGCGTGCGGATCGGTGCGCGGGTCGGTGTGCGGGGCTGGTCGGGAGCGGGGCGCGGGCTGGTCGGGGGCGGTCGCCCGTGCGGGTGGCCGCTCGTGGCGGAGGTGGGGTGCTGCGGTCGTTCGCTGCGGTCGGGTGCTGCGGTCGGGTGCTCAGTCCGCGACGATGAGCTCCACCCCGGCGGCGGCGAGGTCCGCGGCGAAGGCCGCCGGGACGGGCTGGTCGGTGACGAGCACGTCGATCCGGTCGAGCGGGCAGATCCGCGCGAAGGTCGACCGCTCGATCTTGGTCGAGTCGGCCACCACGACGACCCGGCGCCCGACGGCGGCGAAGTGCCGACTCACCTCGGCCTCGCCCTCGTGCATGGTCGTGGCACCGTACTGCCCGGTCAGGCCGTCGACCCCGAGCACCACGAGGTCGAGCGCGAACTCGTCGAGGGTGTCGCGGACGAGCGGGCCGACGAGCTCGTAGGACTGGCGGCGCGCCACCCCGCCGGTGACGACGATCTTGACGTTCGCCCGGACGGAGAGCTCGTACCCGACGTTCAGGGCGTTCGTCACGATGGTGATGCCGAACTCGCCGTCGGCTCGGATGAAGCGTTCGCTCTTGCCGAGCTCGCGAGCGACCTCGGTCGTGGTCGTCCCCCCGTTCAGCCCCACGGTCTCGCCGGGCTGCACCAGACGGGCGGTCGCGCGGGCGATCGCCGTCTTCGCCTCGGCCTGCCGGGCGATCTTGTACTGCAGCGGCAGTTCGTAGCCGGCGCCGAGCGCCGCCGCCCCGCCGTGGGTGCGGGTCACGAGCCGCTGGTCGGCCAGCGTCGTGAGGTCGCGCCGCGCGGTCGCGGGCGAGATCCCGAGCAGCTCGCCGATCTCGGCGATCGAGACGTTGCCGCG includes:
- a CDS encoding carbohydrate ABC transporter permease, with translation MTATVTPPRAARRPGRRGGSHWWIHVVLGVGGFVMAFPFLWQIIMSLSTNTQVQSVTPVFWPGELQWQNYAQVFERLPFLSQLGTSVWVTVIRTIAQIVFCTLAGYAFARMRFRGRMVLLGIVLSILLVPSQVYLISQYQIVQGLGWLDSLMGIVAPGLFSAFGTFLMRTAFLNMPPELEEAARMDGANPFQTFWRIMLPLARPSISVLAITTVLWSWNELLWPLVVSTRAEDMPLAAGLATLSSDRTIDYPVLMAASLMAMAPVLIMFVVLQRRVMDGLASSGLK
- a CDS encoding sugar ABC transporter permease, with the translated sequence MTINTERPPAASAPARTRSSGRGAPGPAAGGTRAPRRTDGWWPWLFVLPLLLGVGTFYIWPILQTFWYSFTSWGVFGGATFSGVENYVRLFGDPQLYQSLLNTIVYTVVVLAGIPFAVWLASLLNTPGLRFAQFYRVLFFLPYVAMPAAIALVWRIMFNGDFGIVNWFLGRFGIDGPYWISTPGFALVAVSLVGLWSSLGFSMIILGAGLKDIPPELYEAAELDGASRWRQFRSVTVPLLSPSIFFVVIITTISSFQLFDLLYAILGSTNPVIPKTMSLVFYFYSAGFIDNDKGFAAAIAMVIFVLIGIITLVQFRVQRKWVQS
- a CDS encoding sugar ABC transporter substrate-binding protein encodes the protein MTAHIPARGTGVRRVLLGAVAALGAAALLAGCSSSSGASGSGGDYAAPAKDTKANLTYAVWDENQVDAIKANLKGFNEEYPDIKVSVDVTPYANYFTKLQTQGSSNTLPDLFWMNGPNFQLYAANGKLAPITGEVKAGDIDPSKYSSALNDLYTYDDTQYGVPKDFDTIGVWVNKSLFEQAGMDLPDEDWTWDDFQQTAAELREKLEGKGVYGAAAGMDGQTTYYNTIFQAGGSVLNADGTKSEYASKASEEGLQFWTDLIDSGASPSIKQLTDTTADQWFTSGKLAMYQGGSWFRSALTGTDLEKDVVVYPLPTGKKQATVIHGVSNVVAEGSKDKAAAQALQVYLASKDAQQQQGDMGAIIPAYEGTQDAFTKTMPDADLQVFLDAVDYAEPLPVSKNTAAWNTLETNMLPGAFDGSTPVDDVAEQLAQKMDAALAKEQ
- a CDS encoding Gfo/Idh/MocA family oxidoreductase — encoded protein: MSMRADDGTLRVAVIGMGQRSAIAGHVAEASAADPALRAEVVAVADVTEAGRERGRAEYPGATVVEHHRDLTGVVDAAIVTTPDWTHAEIAIDLLRAGIAVYLEKPLAITVEDADAVLDTAAETGTPLYVGHNFRHAAVVRLMRQVIERGEIGEVKAVWVRHFVGNGGDYYFKDWHADRAKVNSLLLQKASHDLDVIHALGGGDTARVVGMGSLSVYGDVTDRRDRSGELMGDWFSFDNWPPLAQTGLNPVVDVEDVSMVMMTLDNGVQASYEQCHFTPDYWRNYTVIGTEGRLENIGDTGGGVVKVWTHRRGWDTAGDREYPIDGVEDGHADADLLTMTEFLRSVALGEPAQLSPIAARAAVAAGALATRSLRNGSVPIDVPPLAAATIAHFAAPVHPAHTHPSDTDPSHPSQTVTS
- a CDS encoding DeoR/GlpR family DNA-binding transcription regulator; protein product: MTPQQRLNALLELVSERGNVSIAEIGELLGISPATARRDLTTLADQRLVTRTHGGAAALGAGYELPLQYKIARQAEAKTAIARATARLVQPGETVGLNGGTTTTEVARELGKSERFIRADGEFGITIVTNALNVGYELSVRANVKIVVTGGVARRQSYELVGPLVRDTLDEFALDLVVLGVDGLTGQYGATTMHEGEAEVSRHFAAVGRRVVVVADSTKIERSTFARICPLDRIDVLVTDQPVPAAFAADLAAAGVELIVAD